Proteins encoded together in one Thermophilibacter immobilis window:
- a CDS encoding ArsA-related P-loop ATPase, whose product MENFNPQSIRLAKYLFYTGKGGVGKTSTACATAVTLADSGKKVLLISTDPASNLQDVFYTELTNKG is encoded by the coding sequence ATGGAGAATTTTAATCCACAATCGATCAGGTTGGCAAAATATCTATTTTACACGGGAAAAGGTGGAGTTGGAAAAACATCGACGGCATGTGCTACGGCCGTTACCCTTGCGGATAGCGGAAAAAAGGTCCTTTTAATCAGCACGGACCCCGCCTCGAATTTACAGGACGTTTTCTATACAGAGCTTACAAACAAAGGGTAG
- a CDS encoding IS256 family transposase, with protein sequence MDTLPDAMPKHDDGMIDLRELGRTLVETLVNEVMATQADMLCEDGNSRNGYRERRLVTSVGEITMRIPKLRMGSYFPDDVIERYSRTDRAVVAAVAEMYATGVSTRKVEKVAARLGVAKMSASQVSRICGTLDEEAADLQHQTFEDIEFPYLWIDATYIKARNGAHTSSMAAVTAIGCGADGIRRFVGFDCVDTESYASWKGFLKGLRTRGIKGVRCVTTDAHEGLRKAMSECFPGATWQRCIVHLERDVCSLLKTRMQRAMAGKAMQAVFGESDPVMVREAYHVAIDEIGRSGSAAAELLEEAEVDALAHLDFPVEHRRRLRTDNVQERANREIKRRSRVVQVFPSTKSLIRLIGAVCCEMDEDWSSRCYIAPDSLAALKEDPKPAEPIEATEEDKQRATRLIAVAMESAGQKRRAA encoded by the coding sequence ATGGATACTTTACCCGATGCGATGCCGAAGCACGATGACGGAATGATCGATCTGCGAGAGTTGGGAAGAACGCTCGTGGAGACGCTCGTCAACGAGGTCATGGCCACGCAGGCCGATATGCTCTGCGAAGACGGCAACTCCCGCAACGGCTACCGCGAGCGCAGGCTCGTCACCAGCGTCGGCGAGATCACGATGAGGATACCCAAGCTGCGCATGGGGAGCTACTTCCCCGATGACGTCATCGAGCGCTATTCCCGCACGGACCGTGCCGTGGTGGCGGCCGTGGCGGAGATGTATGCCACAGGCGTCTCGACCAGGAAGGTCGAGAAGGTAGCAGCAAGGCTCGGTGTCGCCAAGATGAGCGCGAGCCAGGTCAGCCGCATCTGCGGGACATTGGATGAGGAGGCGGCCGACCTGCAGCACCAGACCTTCGAGGACATCGAGTTTCCCTACCTCTGGATCGACGCCACTTATATAAAGGCACGAAACGGCGCCCACACATCTTCGATGGCGGCCGTCACAGCCATAGGCTGCGGCGCGGATGGCATCCGCCGGTTCGTGGGATTCGACTGCGTCGACACCGAGTCATATGCATCTTGGAAGGGCTTTCTCAAAGGCCTCCGCACGCGTGGAATCAAGGGCGTGCGTTGCGTCACGACAGACGCCCACGAGGGCCTGAGGAAGGCGATGTCCGAATGCTTCCCCGGCGCGACCTGGCAGCGTTGCATAGTGCATCTGGAACGCGACGTCTGCTCGCTGCTGAAGACGAGGATGCAGCGTGCCATGGCGGGCAAGGCGATGCAGGCCGTCTTCGGGGAAAGCGATCCGGTCATGGTGCGCGAGGCCTACCATGTGGCGATCGACGAGATAGGCAGGTCCGGCTCCGCAGCCGCGGAGCTGCTGGAAGAAGCCGAGGTAGACGCGCTTGCACATCTGGACTTCCCCGTCGAGCACAGACGTCGTCTGCGCACCGACAACGTGCAGGAGCGGGCAAACCGCGAGATCAAGCGCCGTAGCCGCGTCGTGCAGGTGTTCCCATCGACGAAATCACTGATTCGCCTGATCGGTGCCGTATGCTGCGAGATGGACGAGGACTGGTCGTCGCGCTGCTACATTGCCCCTGATTCACTGGCCGCGTTGAAAGAGGACCCCAAGCCGGCAGAGCCGATCGAAGCGACCGAGGAGGACAAGCAGAGGGCTACAAGGTTGATAGCGGTGGCGATGGAGTCAGCCGGGCAGAAGAGGAGGGCTGCGTAG
- a CDS encoding DEAD/DEAH box helicase family protein, which yields MKSENEEFVEQVNNAVRQHFQELDKTPKEIEVREWYEHIYDAFASIYPSVRLDRSSTIDSLVNSYCAELAITKRLGFAYSDEQTHPWLNETKDEIDWFYWNRYKQYLLRTKKWAPAAVRSVEDDTRNVLDLMANPMAGNAFERRGLVVASVQSGKTANYIGLICRAADAGYRIIIVMAGVHNVLRNQTQRRLEDGFTGRNIIENDKIEPVGVGKDVTNRWPISCTSRDADFNKARATALKGIQTLNTNEPWLFVIKKNSNSLKQVYEWLNCNANENDQLLLIDDEADNASINGKYKKEKRNDEPTRINGQIRNILNFFSRCCYVGYTATPFANILIDPDLDTEKYGRDLFPSSFIYTLEESSDYFGATKVFDDADGLRAECWCKEKFELRAGIA from the coding sequence ATGAAATCAGAAAATGAAGAATTCGTTGAGCAGGTCAATAACGCCGTACGACAGCATTTTCAAGAACTCGACAAAACCCCAAAGGAGATTGAGGTTAGGGAGTGGTACGAACATATATATGATGCGTTCGCCTCCATCTATCCGAGCGTGCGTTTGGATCGCAGCTCAACAATCGATAGTCTTGTTAATTCATACTGCGCTGAGCTTGCGATCACGAAGCGTCTTGGCTTTGCGTACTCTGACGAGCAGACGCACCCTTGGTTAAACGAAACCAAAGATGAAATCGACTGGTTCTACTGGAATCGCTACAAGCAGTATCTGTTGAGAACAAAGAAGTGGGCACCGGCGGCAGTCAGGTCTGTCGAGGACGATACGCGCAACGTGCTCGACCTTATGGCAAACCCGATGGCAGGAAATGCCTTCGAGCGGCGAGGGCTCGTCGTTGCATCTGTACAATCAGGAAAAACTGCAAACTATATCGGCTTGATTTGCCGAGCTGCCGACGCTGGGTACCGAATCATCATCGTGATGGCTGGGGTGCACAACGTCCTGAGAAACCAGACGCAGCGGCGCCTTGAGGATGGCTTCACTGGTCGCAATATTATCGAGAACGATAAGATCGAGCCCGTCGGCGTAGGCAAGGACGTCACCAACAGGTGGCCAATTTCATGCACTTCACGTGATGCTGACTTTAACAAAGCCCGAGCTACCGCGCTCAAGGGTATCCAAACCCTCAATACAAACGAGCCTTGGCTCTTCGTAATAAAGAAGAACAGTAACTCTCTGAAGCAAGTTTATGAGTGGCTCAACTGCAACGCAAACGAGAACGATCAGCTTCTCCTTATCGATGACGAAGCCGATAACGCCTCAATCAATGGAAAATACAAGAAGGAAAAACGCAATGATGAGCCGACGCGGATCAACGGGCAGATTAGAAACATCCTCAATTTCTTCTCTCGCTGCTGCTACGTTGGCTATACGGCGACCCCTTTCGCCAACATTCTCATTGACCCTGATCTAGACACCGAAAAATACGGACGGGATCTCTTCCCCTCAAGCTTTATCTACACCCTTGAAGAGTCCTCGGATTACTTCGGCGCAACCAAGGTGTTCGATGATGCCGATGGATTGCGTGCCGAATGTTGGTGTAAGGAAAAGTTTGAGTTGAGGGCTGGAATAGCCTGA